One Micromonospora sp. FIMYZ51 genomic window carries:
- a CDS encoding glycoside hydrolase family 13 protein, whose translation MNDIATRQEQHADRTTRWWTEAVIYQIYPRSFADSGGDGIGDLPGITARLDHLAELGVDAIWLSPFYPSPQADAGYDVADYRDVEPLFGTLADADELIAQARARGLRVIVDLVPNHTSSAHRWFQAALTAEPGSAERQRYIFRDGRGPDGAEPPNDWQSVFGGPAWTRVADGQWYLHLFDPAQPDLNWDNLEVRAEFLDVLRFWLDRGVDGFRVDVAHGLIKQADLADWREPQEILSGQEVDKPRPPMWDQDGVHEIYREWRRLLDGYPGGRILVAEAWVEPAERLARYVRPDEMHQAFNFEYLLASWTAPAQYAVITRSLAATDAVGAPTTWVLSNHDVVRHASRLGLPIGTTRPNGIGVGDEQPDPAIGLRRARAATLLMLALPGSAYLYQGEELGLPEHTTLPDEARQDPTWERSGHTQRGRDGCRVPIPWEADAPSYGFGPTDASWLPQPPIWAEYALDRQRAVPGSTYEMYRTALRLRREHGLGRGTLEWLSSGDEVLSFRNGNLVVLTNFGTAAVPAPAGKLLHSSGPLDESGHVPTDTTIWVQV comes from the coding sequence CTGAACGACATCGCGACCCGCCAGGAACAGCACGCCGACCGCACCACCCGCTGGTGGACCGAGGCGGTGATCTACCAGATCTACCCGCGCTCGTTCGCCGACTCCGGCGGCGACGGCATCGGTGACCTGCCGGGCATCACCGCCCGTCTCGACCACCTGGCGGAGCTGGGGGTCGACGCGATCTGGCTTTCCCCGTTCTACCCGTCACCACAGGCCGACGCCGGCTACGACGTGGCCGACTACCGGGACGTCGAGCCGCTGTTCGGCACCCTCGCCGACGCCGACGAGCTGATCGCCCAGGCCCGAGCCCGTGGCCTGCGGGTCATCGTCGACCTGGTGCCCAACCACACCTCCAGCGCCCACCGGTGGTTCCAGGCCGCGCTGACCGCCGAACCGGGCAGCGCCGAACGGCAGCGCTACATCTTCCGCGACGGCCGGGGGCCGGACGGTGCCGAGCCGCCGAACGACTGGCAGAGCGTCTTCGGCGGGCCCGCCTGGACCCGGGTCGCCGACGGGCAGTGGTACCTGCACCTGTTCGACCCCGCACAGCCCGACCTGAACTGGGACAACCTCGAGGTGCGGGCGGAATTCCTGGACGTACTGCGATTCTGGCTGGACCGGGGCGTGGACGGCTTCCGGGTCGACGTGGCACACGGCCTGATCAAGCAGGCCGACCTGGCCGACTGGCGGGAGCCGCAGGAGATCCTCTCCGGGCAGGAGGTGGACAAGCCGCGCCCGCCGATGTGGGACCAGGACGGCGTACACGAGATCTACCGAGAGTGGCGGCGGCTGCTGGACGGCTACCCCGGCGGCCGGATCCTGGTGGCCGAGGCCTGGGTGGAACCGGCCGAGCGGCTGGCCCGGTACGTCCGCCCCGACGAGATGCACCAGGCGTTCAACTTCGAGTACCTGCTCGCCTCGTGGACGGCCCCGGCCCAGTACGCGGTGATCACCCGGTCGTTGGCGGCCACCGACGCGGTCGGCGCCCCGACCACCTGGGTACTGTCCAACCATGACGTGGTGCGGCACGCCTCCCGGCTGGGACTGCCGATCGGCACCACCCGCCCCAACGGCATCGGCGTCGGCGACGAACAGCCGGACCCGGCGATCGGCCTGCGCCGCGCCCGCGCGGCCACCCTGCTGATGCTCGCCCTGCCCGGTTCGGCCTACCTCTACCAGGGCGAGGAACTCGGACTGCCGGAGCACACCACCCTGCCCGACGAGGCCCGCCAGGACCCCACCTGGGAGCGCAGCGGTCACACCCAGCGGGGCCGGGACGGCTGCCGGGTACCGATCCCGTGGGAGGCCGACGCCCCGTCGTACGGCTTCGGGCCGACCGACGCGAGCTGGTTGCCGCAGCCCCCCATCTGGGCCGAGTACGCCCTGGACCGCCAGCGCGCAGTGCCCGGTTCGACGTACGAGATGTACCGGACCGCACTGCGCCTGCGACGCGAGCACGGGCTGGGTCGGGGCACCCTGGAGTGGCTCTCCTCCGGCGACGAGGTGCTGTCGTTCCGCAACGGCAACCTGGTCGTACTGACCAACTTCGGCACCGCCGCCGTACCGGCGCCGGCCGGCAAGCTGCTGCACAGCAGCGGCCCACTCGACGAGTCCGGCCACGTCCCCACCGACACCACCATCTGGGTCCAGGTGTAA
- a CDS encoding MFS transporter: protein MTLSRGRPARAWGGGAAHRLYSVVVFVLLASLDNVAIGLVPPLYGAIAESFAVPQRLLGLVTAVSFLVSAVAAVGWAYFGDRTNRKPLLMIGTLLWAAGTGGSGLAGNYPTFLAAQLLAAIGLGAVGSVGFSVVTDLISPRRRGLVMSFWGLSQGAGTLAGTLVGGLLGATDWRRPFLLLTVVGLAATAAYLFTYDIRRGQSEPELAGAMATGAEYDYRISRADLPAILRRRTNRWLILQGLTAQAAFGSLVWLPVLFAERARDQGYSSATAIVVGSVFATLFQLGGVLSIVGGLVGDALQRRTPSGRALVAAVGVLAALPFYLVLFFVPIRIDVPDGAGTGAVVAAVLGSVFTEPTVGLSLLTALLALALTSANSPNWFALIADANPPEHRGTVYSLGNLVNGVGRAAGNGLVGVAFHALRAAFPPPLNYAVGLAAFQLFFIPTGIMYWLAARSSPKDIADVRDLLHTRAQKL from the coding sequence ATGACCTTGAGCAGGGGCAGACCCGCGCGGGCGTGGGGCGGGGGTGCCGCGCACCGGCTCTACAGCGTCGTGGTGTTCGTGCTGCTCGCCTCGCTGGACAACGTGGCGATCGGCCTGGTCCCGCCGTTGTACGGCGCGATCGCCGAGTCCTTCGCGGTGCCGCAGCGCCTGCTCGGCCTGGTCACGGCGGTCAGCTTCCTGGTCAGCGCGGTGGCGGCGGTCGGCTGGGCGTACTTCGGCGACCGCACCAACCGCAAGCCGCTGCTCATGATCGGCACCCTGCTCTGGGCGGCCGGCACCGGCGGCAGTGGCCTCGCCGGCAACTATCCGACCTTCCTGGCCGCGCAGCTGCTGGCGGCGATCGGACTGGGTGCGGTCGGCTCGGTCGGCTTCTCCGTCGTCACCGACCTGATCTCGCCCCGGCGGCGAGGGCTGGTGATGAGCTTCTGGGGGCTGTCCCAGGGCGCCGGCACGCTGGCCGGCACCCTGGTCGGCGGGCTGCTCGGCGCGACCGACTGGCGGCGGCCGTTCCTGCTGCTCACCGTCGTCGGCCTGGCCGCCACGGCGGCGTACCTGTTCACGTACGACATCCGGCGGGGCCAGAGCGAACCGGAACTGGCCGGCGCGATGGCCACCGGCGCCGAGTACGACTACCGGATCAGCCGCGCCGACCTGCCCGCCATCCTGCGCCGCCGGACCAACCGCTGGCTGATCCTCCAGGGCCTCACCGCGCAGGCCGCCTTCGGATCGCTTGTCTGGCTGCCGGTGCTCTTCGCCGAGCGGGCCCGCGACCAGGGATACTCCTCGGCGACGGCGATCGTGGTGGGCAGCGTCTTCGCCACCCTGTTCCAGCTCGGCGGGGTGCTCTCCATCGTCGGTGGACTGGTCGGCGACGCCCTGCAACGGCGTACGCCCTCGGGCCGGGCGCTGGTCGCGGCGGTCGGTGTGCTCGCCGCGTTGCCGTTCTACCTGGTGCTCTTCTTCGTGCCGATCCGCATCGACGTGCCCGACGGGGCCGGCACCGGCGCGGTGGTGGCAGCCGTACTCGGCAGCGTCTTCACCGAGCCCACGGTCGGGCTGAGCCTGCTCACCGCGCTGCTCGCACTGGCGCTGACCTCGGCCAACTCGCCGAACTGGTTCGCGTTGATCGCCGACGCGAACCCGCCCGAGCACCGGGGCACGGTCTACAGCCTGGGCAACCTGGTAAACGGGGTCGGCCGGGCCGCCGGCAACGGCCTGGTCGGGGTGGCCTTCCACGCGCTCCGGGCGGCGTTCCCGCCGCCGCTGAACTACGCGGTCGGGTTGGCCGCGTTCCAGCTCTTCTTCATCCCCACCGGCATCATGTACTGGCTGGCCGCCCGCAGCTCACCCAAGGACATCGCCGACGTACGCGACCTCCTGCACACCCGCGCCCAAAAGCTCTAG
- the xylB gene encoding xylulokinase → MPLVAGVDSSTQSCKVVVRDAETGALVRQGRAPHPDGTEVDPAAWWSALAAAVDAAGGLADVAAVSVAGQQHGMVCLDETGEVVRPALLWNDTRSADAAADLVTEAGGGGYWADAVGSVPVASFTVTKLRWLARHEPANADRVAAVCLPHDWLTWRLAGAPGLAALRTDRSDASGTGYWSPATGEYRFDLLEQAFGRQLRVPTVLGPAEAAGHLDPAVLGGGAAAGSGGVLLGPGAGDNAAAGFGVGARPGDVVVSIGTSGTVFSVADAPAADPSGIVAGFADVTGRFLPLVCTLNAARVLDAAAAMLRVGLDELAELALTAPPGADGLVMVPYLEGERTPNRPDATGSVHGLTLRTSTPAHLARAAVEGMLCALADGLDALVAQGAAARRVILVGGGARSAAVRRIAAQVFGCPVVVPPPGEYVADGAARQAAWLALGGSEPPSWTPAGTEEYAAAPVGAIRERYAQAREHHLDRPTKG, encoded by the coding sequence ATGCCGCTCGTCGCCGGGGTGGACTCCTCCACCCAGTCCTGCAAGGTGGTCGTCCGGGACGCGGAGACCGGTGCCCTGGTCCGGCAGGGCCGGGCCCCGCACCCGGACGGCACCGAGGTCGACCCCGCGGCCTGGTGGTCCGCCCTGGCGGCGGCGGTCGACGCCGCCGGCGGGCTGGCCGACGTCGCCGCGGTCTCCGTCGCCGGCCAGCAGCACGGCATGGTCTGCCTGGACGAGACGGGCGAGGTGGTCCGCCCGGCCCTGCTGTGGAACGACACCCGGTCCGCCGACGCCGCCGCCGACCTGGTGACCGAGGCCGGCGGTGGAGGGTACTGGGCCGACGCGGTAGGCAGCGTGCCGGTGGCCAGCTTCACCGTGACCAAGCTGCGCTGGCTGGCCCGGCACGAGCCGGCGAACGCCGACCGGGTCGCTGCCGTCTGCCTGCCGCACGACTGGCTCACCTGGCGGCTGGCCGGTGCACCCGGGCTCGCCGCGCTGCGTACCGACCGCAGCGACGCCAGCGGCACCGGTTACTGGTCACCGGCCACCGGCGAGTACCGCTTCGACCTGCTGGAGCAGGCATTCGGCCGGCAGCTGCGGGTGCCCACGGTGCTCGGCCCGGCCGAGGCCGCCGGCCACCTCGATCCGGCGGTGCTGGGCGGCGGGGCGGCGGCCGGCTCCGGCGGGGTGCTGCTCGGGCCGGGTGCCGGTGACAACGCCGCCGCCGGCTTCGGCGTCGGTGCCCGCCCCGGCGACGTGGTGGTCTCGATCGGCACCTCCGGCACCGTGTTCAGCGTCGCGGACGCCCCGGCGGCCGACCCGAGCGGCATCGTCGCCGGCTTCGCCGACGTGACCGGCCGGTTCCTGCCGCTGGTCTGCACGCTGAACGCGGCGCGGGTGCTGGACGCCGCCGCAGCAATGCTGCGGGTCGGGCTGGACGAGCTGGCGGAGCTGGCGCTCACCGCGCCGCCCGGCGCCGACGGGCTGGTCATGGTCCCGTACCTGGAGGGTGAACGCACCCCGAACCGGCCGGACGCGACCGGGTCGGTGCACGGACTGACCCTGCGCACCTCGACCCCGGCGCACCTGGCCCGCGCGGCGGTCGAGGGGATGCTCTGCGCCCTCGCGGACGGTCTGGACGCCCTCGTCGCGCAGGGGGCCGCCGCCCGCCGGGTGATCCTGGTCGGCGGCGGGGCCCGCTCCGCTGCGGTCCGCCGGATCGCCGCGCAGGTCTTCGGCTGCCCGGTGGTCGTCCCACCGCCCGGCGAGTACGTCGCCGACGGTGCCGCCCGCCAGGCCGCCTGGCTCGCCCTCGGCGGATCCGAGCCGCCGTCCTGGACACCGGCCGGCACCGAGGAGTACGCCGCCGCACCGGTGGGCGCCATCCGGGAGCGCTACGCGCAGGCCCGGGAACACCACCTGGACCGGCCGACCAAGGGGTGA
- the xylA gene encoding xylose isomerase, which yields MAPRPTPADKFSFGLWTVGWQGRDPFGHATRPALDPVESVHRLAELGAYGVTFHDDDLVPFGADAATRDAQIARFRKALDETGLVVPMVTTDLFQQPVFKDGGFTSNDRDVRRYALRKVLRNIDLAAELGAKTFVMWGGREGAEYDLAKDVQAALERYREAVDLLCQYVIDRGYDLRFALEPKPNEPRGDILLPTVGHALAFISTLAHPERVGVNPEVGHEQMAGLNFAHGIAQALWQGKLFHIDLNGQRGIKYDQDLVFGHGDLLNAFALVDLLEHGAPGGGPAYDGPRHFDYKPSRTEDVDGVWVSAAANMRTYLLLKERAAAFRADPEVAEALAASKVAELGVPTLGDGEGYSELLADTAAFENFDVEATAAKGFGFVRLNQLAVEHVLGAR from the coding sequence ATGGCACCCCGTCCCACCCCTGCCGACAAGTTCTCCTTCGGGCTCTGGACGGTCGGCTGGCAGGGCCGAGACCCGTTCGGTCACGCCACCCGCCCGGCGTTGGACCCGGTGGAGTCGGTGCACCGGCTCGCCGAACTGGGCGCGTACGGCGTCACGTTCCACGACGACGACCTGGTGCCGTTCGGTGCCGACGCGGCCACCCGCGACGCCCAGATCGCCCGGTTCCGCAAGGCGCTCGACGAAACCGGCCTGGTGGTGCCGATGGTCACCACCGACCTGTTCCAGCAGCCTGTCTTCAAGGACGGCGGCTTCACCAGCAACGACCGCGACGTGCGGCGGTACGCGCTGCGCAAGGTGCTGCGCAACATCGACCTCGCCGCGGAACTGGGTGCCAAGACCTTCGTGATGTGGGGCGGCCGGGAGGGCGCCGAGTACGACCTGGCCAAGGACGTGCAGGCCGCGCTGGAGCGCTACCGCGAGGCGGTGGACCTGCTGTGCCAGTACGTCATCGACCGCGGCTACGACCTGCGCTTCGCGCTGGAGCCGAAGCCCAACGAGCCGCGTGGCGACATCCTGCTGCCCACCGTCGGACACGCGCTGGCCTTCATCTCCACCCTCGCCCACCCCGAGCGGGTAGGCGTCAACCCGGAGGTCGGCCACGAGCAGATGGCCGGCTTGAACTTCGCCCACGGCATCGCCCAGGCGCTCTGGCAGGGCAAGCTGTTCCACATCGACCTCAACGGTCAGCGTGGCATCAAGTACGACCAGGACCTGGTCTTCGGTCACGGTGACCTGCTCAACGCCTTCGCCCTGGTCGACCTGTTGGAGCACGGCGCACCGGGTGGCGGCCCGGCGTACGACGGGCCCCGGCACTTCGACTACAAGCCGTCCCGTACCGAGGACGTCGACGGGGTCTGGGTCTCGGCGGCGGCGAACATGCGTACCTACCTGCTGCTCAAGGAGCGGGCGGCGGCGTTCCGGGCCGACCCTGAGGTGGCCGAGGCGCTGGCCGCGAGCAAGGTCGCCGAGCTGGGCGTGCCGACCCTGGGTGACGGCGAGGGCTACTCCGAGTTGCTCGCCGACACCGCCGCGTTCGAGAACTTCGACGTCGAGGCGACCGCCGCCAAGGGCTTCGGCTTCGTCCGGCTCAACCAACTCGCCGTCGAGCACGTGCTCGGCGCACGCTGA
- a CDS encoding ROK family protein, producing the protein MNATAAPAGGVRQGSLRELNLALVLGRIAAASRPPSRAALATETGLTRATVSAVVEDLVAGRLVTEAEPTPRAGAGRPARGLVLAGDGPAGLGLEINVDYLAACVVDLAGTVRHHVVHRADLRPVSPADALGRLARLAAEARAAADAQGLTLAGAALGVPGLVDAAGQVRLAPNLGWRDVPVPELLADHPPLTESVPGVPALVVENEANLAALAELHAGAGPGSFLHISGEVGIGAGIVLDGALYRGSRGWSGEIGHIPVRPDGPPCRCGGRGCLERYAGQEAILSAAGLVGADLPADTAPTRLVELAEAGTVAVLDALHEAGTALGVTAASVVNLLDLDTVVLGGGYAPLTPWLRPPMLAEIDRRVLTAAWSPVTVRPATLGATAAAVGAAGSVVRRIIARPAGWLTRAG; encoded by the coding sequence GTGAACGCAACCGCTGCCCCGGCCGGCGGAGTGCGCCAGGGCAGCCTGCGCGAGCTGAATCTCGCCCTCGTCCTCGGCCGGATCGCCGCCGCGTCGCGCCCGCCGTCGCGGGCCGCGCTGGCCACCGAGACCGGCCTGACCCGGGCGACCGTCTCGGCCGTGGTGGAGGATCTCGTCGCCGGCCGGTTGGTCACCGAGGCGGAGCCGACACCCCGCGCCGGTGCCGGCCGGCCGGCCCGTGGGCTGGTGCTCGCCGGTGACGGCCCGGCCGGGCTCGGCTTGGAGATCAATGTCGACTACCTGGCCGCCTGCGTCGTCGACCTGGCCGGCACGGTACGCCACCACGTGGTGCACCGTGCCGATCTGCGGCCCGTCAGCCCGGCCGACGCACTCGGCCGGTTGGCCCGGCTCGCCGCCGAGGCCCGCGCCGCCGCCGACGCGCAGGGCCTCACCCTGGCCGGTGCCGCCCTCGGGGTACCCGGGCTGGTCGACGCGGCCGGCCAGGTCCGGCTCGCGCCGAACCTGGGCTGGCGCGACGTACCCGTGCCGGAGCTGCTCGCCGACCATCCACCGCTCACCGAGTCCGTGCCCGGCGTGCCGGCGCTGGTGGTGGAGAACGAGGCCAACCTCGCCGCCCTGGCCGAGTTGCACGCCGGTGCCGGTCCGGGCAGTTTCCTGCACATCTCCGGTGAGGTCGGCATCGGCGCCGGGATCGTGCTCGACGGGGCGCTCTACCGGGGCAGCCGCGGTTGGAGCGGCGAGATCGGCCACATCCCGGTCCGCCCGGACGGCCCGCCCTGCCGCTGCGGCGGGCGGGGTTGTCTCGAACGCTACGCCGGGCAGGAGGCGATCCTCTCGGCCGCCGGCCTGGTCGGCGCCGACCTCCCGGCCGACACCGCGCCCACCCGGCTGGTCGAGCTCGCCGAGGCCGGCACGGTCGCCGTGCTTGACGCACTGCACGAGGCGGGTACGGCGCTCGGCGTCACCGCGGCAAGCGTGGTCAACCTGCTGGACCTGGACACCGTGGTACTCGGCGGCGGATACGCCCCGCTCACCCCCTGGCTACGCCCGCCGATGCTCGCCGAGATCGACCGCCGGGTGCTCACGGCGGCCTGGTCACCGGTCACCGTCCGGCCGGCCACCCTCGGTGCCACCGCCGCCGCGGTGGGCGCGGCCGGATCGGTGGTACGCCGGATCATCGCGCGTCCCGCCGGCTGGCTGACCCGGGCCGGCTGA
- a CDS encoding PP2C family protein-serine/threonine phosphatase produces MTGTREGTVAGPTGSGRTGTRSSRTTEPVDADLARELLDGLADAVLTTDEAGLVVLRNASAAALLPELNAGTDLAGCSVPALAAAVVDGVGVFEAEHRQRRLRGFRRPLSGGGSAWYVRDVTDEHGRVEALLAERRRTAFLARAGHRLGLTLHRAQALRAAVTLPVPFLADLALIVHLPVLPGDHRPHWIRHTDKQPEPVEEVADWALTTAVPGLAEALDGQATPPMSWLPAAGDGLTIIPAGFDPAATLLVSPMPGAGQVAGALVLLRRAGRAGFEPRDVELAREFAARAGAALALAELYDEQAQLTRVLQTSLLPPRLPRLTGMDFAGGYRAAGDSLRIGGDFYDVLPTTGGALFALGDVAGKGVAAAVLTGRVRQSLQTLRLVEQRPRKLLELLDRALLGMPDAARRSQFTTLLLGTLHPEPDGGLQVRIAGGGHPDPVVLGSDGTVTAVRVGGMPVGALPAARFTEATLRLSGDDVLFAHTDGVIGAWGGPQGTEMFGERRLHQALTSAAGLAPAALVDRILHLLDEWCGGHRHDDVAMLAVGPAARA; encoded by the coding sequence GTGACCGGCACCCGGGAGGGCACAGTCGCCGGGCCCACCGGCAGCGGGCGGACGGGCACCCGGTCGTCCCGTACGACGGAGCCCGTTGACGCGGACCTGGCGCGGGAACTTCTCGACGGGCTCGCCGACGCGGTGCTGACCACCGACGAGGCCGGGTTGGTGGTGCTGCGCAACGCGTCGGCCGCGGCGTTGCTCCCCGAACTCAACGCCGGCACCGACCTGGCCGGCTGCTCGGTACCTGCCCTGGCGGCGGCGGTCGTCGACGGAGTCGGCGTCTTCGAGGCAGAGCACCGTCAGCGGCGGCTGCGCGGCTTCCGCCGTCCCCTCTCCGGCGGCGGCTCGGCCTGGTACGTGCGCGACGTGACCGACGAACACGGCCGCGTCGAGGCGCTGCTGGCCGAGCGACGGCGCACCGCCTTCCTGGCCCGTGCGGGTCACCGGCTCGGGTTGACGCTGCACCGGGCCCAGGCCCTCCGGGCCGCCGTGACGCTGCCCGTGCCGTTCCTGGCCGACCTCGCCCTGATCGTGCACCTGCCGGTACTCCCCGGGGATCACCGGCCGCACTGGATCCGGCACACCGACAAGCAGCCGGAGCCGGTGGAGGAGGTCGCCGACTGGGCGCTGACCACCGCCGTACCCGGGCTCGCCGAGGCGCTCGACGGGCAGGCCACGCCGCCGATGTCCTGGCTGCCCGCGGCGGGAGACGGCCTGACGATCATTCCGGCGGGCTTCGATCCGGCCGCGACGCTGCTGGTCAGCCCGATGCCCGGCGCCGGGCAGGTGGCCGGCGCCCTGGTGCTGCTGCGACGCGCCGGGCGGGCCGGGTTCGAGCCGCGCGACGTCGAGCTGGCCCGGGAGTTCGCCGCCCGGGCCGGTGCCGCGCTGGCCCTCGCCGAACTGTACGACGAGCAGGCCCAGCTGACCCGGGTGTTGCAGACCAGCCTGCTACCGCCGCGACTGCCCCGACTCACCGGCATGGATTTCGCCGGCGGCTACCGCGCGGCCGGTGACAGCCTGCGCATCGGCGGCGACTTCTACGACGTCCTACCGACCACCGGCGGCGCGCTGTTCGCCCTCGGCGACGTCGCCGGCAAGGGGGTGGCCGCAGCCGTGCTCACCGGGCGGGTCCGCCAGTCATTGCAGACCCTGCGGCTGGTCGAGCAACGCCCACGGAAACTGCTGGAGTTGCTCGACCGGGCGCTGCTGGGCATGCCGGACGCCGCCCGGCGCAGCCAGTTCACCACCCTGCTCCTCGGCACGCTGCATCCGGAACCGGACGGCGGGTTGCAGGTCCGGATCGCCGGTGGCGGGCACCCGGACCCCGTCGTGCTCGGCAGCGACGGCACGGTGACCGCGGTGCGGGTCGGCGGCATGCCGGTCGGCGCGCTGCCCGCGGCCCGGTTCACCGAGGCCACGCTGCGACTGTCCGGGGATGACGTGCTGTTCGCCCACACCGACGGCGTCATCGGGGCCTGGGGCGGCCCGCAGGGCACGGAGATGTTCGGTGAGCGGCGCCTGCACCAGGCGCTCACCTCGGCCGCCGGGCTGGCCCCGGCCGCCCTTGTCGACCGGATCCTCCACCTGCTCGACGAGTGGTGCGGCGGGCATCGGCACGACGACGTCGCAATGCTGGCGGTGGGCCCGGCCGCACGCGCCTGA
- a CDS encoding MarR family transcriptional regulator, whose protein sequence is MSMAAELDTAAGALLTVWDGARERTANRISTAQLRAVMLVERQDGINLRRLAAGLDMLLSSASRLCDRLVAAGMLEREPGRADRREISLHLTAEARRLLAELRDDRRQHLAKILGDMTPEGRQALLRGLREFDEAARARVVRPVSPLVPQPDEQPDHPTPLPEARSGTDQPLRSWSAGETAVSRTA, encoded by the coding sequence ATGAGTATGGCTGCCGAGCTGGACACTGCGGCAGGCGCCCTGCTGACCGTCTGGGACGGTGCCCGGGAGCGGACGGCGAACCGGATCTCCACCGCCCAGCTTCGTGCCGTCATGCTCGTCGAACGGCAGGACGGGATCAACCTGCGCCGATTGGCCGCCGGGTTGGACATGCTGCTCTCCTCGGCCAGCCGGCTCTGTGACCGGTTGGTCGCTGCCGGGATGCTGGAGCGCGAGCCCGGCCGGGCCGACCGGCGGGAGATCTCGCTGCACCTGACCGCCGAGGCCCGTCGACTCCTCGCCGAGTTGCGCGACGATCGCCGGCAGCATCTGGCGAAGATCCTCGGTGACATGACGCCCGAGGGGCGTCAGGCGCTGCTGCGCGGGCTCCGCGAGTTCGACGAGGCGGCTCGCGCCCGGGTCGTCCGCCCGGTGTCACCGTTGGTGCCACAGCCCGACGAGCAACCGGACCACCCGACGCCGCTGCCGGAGGCCCGCAGCGGCACCGACCAGCCGCTGCGGAGCTGGTCGGCAGGGGAGACCGCGGTGTCCCGGACGGCCTGA
- a CDS encoding PP2C family protein-serine/threonine phosphatase yields the protein MSESVDRARSALLTAPVDLLTKRVATLLEREHGITETELLQVDYRLAALLPLGGGEELRAPGHPAWRCFDHQQPVYADGTGYLPVSMRGERRGVLRVAPVADEGRLTGLVGIATALAHEITAVDPGTDVYRVARRSRRLTLAAEMQWELLPGRSRTRPSFSLAGQLEPAYAVRGDSFDWSDDGTQVWTATINGMGEGVVASMLTTLATCALRNARRAGISLADQAALADQAIYDLHRGEQYVATLLLRLDLHSGLLTAIDAGSPRLVLLRDGEVSVQALEAQFPLGMFEGTHYREQYIQLEPADRLFMISDGVLEATGRNVRYGETALDRMLRRTAPMSPLDAVRSVLGDLRAFVSGDLTDDAVVVCLDWFGPQAGPKHGSA from the coding sequence ATGAGCGAGTCGGTCGACCGGGCCCGGTCCGCCCTGCTCACCGCCCCGGTGGACCTCCTGACCAAACGGGTCGCGACGCTGTTGGAGCGGGAACACGGCATCACCGAGACCGAACTCCTCCAGGTCGACTACCGGCTGGCGGCGTTGCTTCCGCTCGGCGGCGGCGAGGAGTTGCGCGCCCCCGGACATCCCGCCTGGCGCTGCTTCGACCATCAGCAACCGGTGTACGCCGACGGCACCGGCTACCTGCCGGTCAGCATGCGCGGGGAACGGCGTGGGGTACTCCGGGTGGCCCCGGTCGCCGACGAGGGCCGGCTGACCGGCCTGGTGGGGATTGCCACCGCGTTGGCGCACGAAATCACCGCTGTCGACCCCGGCACCGACGTGTACCGGGTCGCCCGGCGCAGCCGGCGGCTCACGCTCGCCGCCGAGATGCAGTGGGAGTTGCTACCCGGGCGCAGCCGGACCCGGCCCTCGTTCAGCCTGGCCGGGCAGCTGGAACCGGCGTACGCGGTGCGCGGCGACAGTTTCGACTGGTCCGACGACGGCACGCAGGTCTGGACCGCGACGATCAACGGCATGGGCGAAGGGGTCGTCGCGTCGATGCTCACCACCCTCGCCACCTGCGCGCTGCGCAACGCCCGCCGGGCCGGCATCTCGCTGGCCGACCAGGCTGCGCTGGCCGATCAGGCGATCTACGACCTGCATCGGGGCGAGCAGTACGTCGCCACGCTGCTGCTCCGACTCGACCTGCACAGCGGACTGCTCACCGCCATCGACGCCGGCTCGCCCCGACTCGTCCTGCTCCGCGACGGCGAGGTGAGCGTGCAGGCGCTGGAGGCGCAGTTCCCGCTCGGCATGTTCGAGGGGACGCACTACCGTGAGCAGTACATCCAGCTTGAGCCCGCCGACCGACTCTTCATGATCAGCGACGGCGTGCTCGAGGCGACCGGCAGGAACGTGCGGTACGGCGAGACCGCGCTGGACCGGATGTTGCGGCGTACCGCACCGATGAGCCCGCTGGACGCGGTGCGCTCCGTCCTCGGCGATCTGCGGGCGTTCGTCTCCGGCGATCTGACCGACGACGCCGTGGTGGTCTGCCTGGACTGGTTCGGACCGCAGGCCGGCCCGAAGCACGGGTCGGCCTGA